CAAGATCAGGAATGACAGTTTGTGCGTCGGGTCCTTGATGGGAAGGAATATCTTTTTCAGGGACAACTGTATTCATCACACCGCTATGATCGGACTCCCAGGGGTCGGTGGCACGTCGAACCAACACCCCACGAGCCTTCTTGAGTATTCCCGCACTTTTGAGGGCACCCAGTGTACGAACAATGCTGGTCGTATTGCACGAAACAACACGTGTGGTATCACGACCGAGGGCAGTTTCGTAATTAGCCTGTGCGACAAAAGAGTGCCCGGTAAGACTGTGCTTTTCGCCACCCTGAAAGATAGATTTCACACCTGCGGCACGATACTTCTCCAAGTTGGACGAGGCGACTTTCTTCGGCGTAGCATCGGCAACTACATCAACCCGCTTGAGCAGATCATCAAGTGTACCCGCCAGCGGGATACCAGCAATACGCATAAGATCAGCCGCTTCGGAATCCGAAGCAAATACAGGATAACCTTTCTGGACGGCGACTTTGATACGCCAATCACTGGAAATATCGACAACACCCACTAACTCCATATCTTCCTGGGCGACAACCGCATCAGCGATGCGCTTGCCGATGACACCGTAGCCATTGACTGCTACACGAACCTTCTGACTATACATGTTGACCTCCTAATAGAGACTTTGATCGAATTTCATACCGCCGTAATTTCTACCGGTCGGACAACTTACTTTTTCCCGAAAATTGCCCATCCGAGTAGAATGCCGATGCCGAGCGTAAGCAAGGTGGGTATCCACATCCAACTGATACCACCCATACTTCCACTCCCCATCATACCGCCGCTCATCGTTGCACCGCTCATCGCCCCACCGCCAAAGAGTAGGAAAAGTCCCACAACAATGAAAAATGCGATGATGAGGCTAGTTCTATTTGTTTCGTCCATAAGATTATTCTCCTTGTCCATAAAACATCAGCCAATAATGCTCTGGCGAATATTTTCGAGTTCAAAAACGTGTTCTGGCGAACTAAAGGGGATACTAAGGGAGCTTGTGATCTTTGCCAACACTACCGTCTCTATATAGTATAAAACCTGACTTTGATCGACACATCCTTCTTAAGCAGGATTTGTATGTAGTACTAATGAACGCCTTCCAATTTAATTTTTCACGCTCTTTTTCAACCCTGTGTGCCATAATAAATTACAAACATCCTTTCTCTATTTCATGATGGTTACCATTTAGACTTTCTTGATACCCGTTTTTACTACACAGTATTGTAGTTAAGCCTATATTTGGCAGAACATCTTTTCCAGCTTATGACGCTATCTCCTCCTCAAATACACCTTCTAGTTGCTCAATAACTCTATACTTCAACATCGATAGCATCTGTGAAAGCTGATTGCGCTCGTGTTCCAGATTTTTGACACGAGCCTCATATTGTTCTCGAATACGCCTATTCTCCGAACGTAATGCAAGCAGTTCAGCACGCAACATTGAAAAATCACATTCATTGGGAACTTGTTTCCCTATCACATCATAAGCGGGTGCCATTAGAATCATGCCACGAGATACTTCGCCCACCTTATTGATGTACCCTAATCGCACAAGGCGATTGATCTGGTAGCTCACTGCTGAGGTCGAGCGAATGCCGGTAGCCTCACAAATTTCACGGATGCTGGGAACAAAACCATAATCCGTCTGGTAATCATAGATAAAGGACAGAATTTCAATCTGACGATCTGTTAATTCATGGTCATGGATTTTCATCATTTCTCATTATCTCCAATAAGCTCAATAATCCAACTGTGTACGGTGTCGTGCCCTGCAAGTAGGTAAAAATCATTCACATCCTTGCCTTGAGGAACCTGTATACATTGTGTTGCTTGCGATAACCTCGCAATTTTTTCTGAAGCTCCCTGGCCCGCTTGGTCATCATCCATCCGAATGAAGATGCTAGGTGCGGTGATAAATTTTGGGAACCAACGTGAATTGATACGTTTATTCGCCGCACTTCCGATAGCTACTGATGCCATCAGCCCTGTAGCAGCCTGTCTTGCGATTAGTGCGTCGAACTCCCCTTCGATGATTAGGATTGGCAGCCCGGGTTCAATGGTATCCGCTAAATAGAGACCGCCTTTGATATTTCCGCCGCTAACCTGATGATAACGTTGCTCACCCGTAGCACGGCGAACTTTGATACCCCAGATAGCTCCCGATGCGAACCATGGAATCGTAATTCCGCACGGGACATTCAATCCTTCTATTGTTTTCCATTCACGATAGTCACCCGGAATATAACCTAGCCCTGACGCAACAATAGTATCTTCGGTTAAACCACGTTCTTCTTCCAGATAAAGCCAGGCACGTTTACCTTCCTTCCCCCACAAGGTATCCATCGCTTGTTGAGCCACTTTACGAGCAGCTTTTTGCCAATTTGTATCTGGTGGCTCGGATATAGGCTCGCTCTTGGGTTGCTGAGGGCGACTAACCTGATCGATAATCGGTAGATCACCCGATGTAAGTCGTTCACATGCTTCCTGAAATGACAAGCCATGATATTCTTGAAGCCATGAAATGGCATCCCCACCATGACCACACTTGCCAAAACAAATCCAGTGGTCATCATAAACAACAAAGGAATAGCCCTTCTCTTCATTATGAAGCGGGCATTTGTATGTGCTGTAGTTTCTGTTGCGATATTTTGGTTTACCCAAATCCCGTTCAATTAGGTCACGGCAATCAATATTCTGTTTAATTTGTTCAACATCAATCATGCTCTTTTGCCTTTCATAAAAACTTTCGGCAGTGGAAATGCCAAATGTCACATGTCAAAAGTTTTAACTTTCGACAAATCCACTGCCACAAGTTGATTTACATTTCGTTCAGTCGATAAACACGGGCAGAACGCCCACCTGTCTTGCGTTCAAACTCTTCGATTACCCCGGAATCCAATAGCGCATCGACAGCCACATATGCCTCTTTACGGTTCTTAATACCAGTTCCACGATGGATTTCACGCTTGGTGGGTGGCTGCTCCTTTTGTACACGGGCAATGAAGTCAAGAATTTTCTGTTCATTCTTCACATCCTGACTGACATTGAGTTCTGCCAGCAGCCGATGCGCGGATGCCCGATATTCTTCTACGAGTAACTGTGCTTTTGCCCAGTGTGCTAACGAAATACGCGGTGAATCCTTTGCACCATCCTCAACCCAATCCATAGCGGTGAGAATCAGGGCAATTTTCATCGCCATTACAGGAAAACGTCCGTAATTGCCACGTAAACGCTCATCCAAACCCCGGCGTGGGTCTGTCAGTTCGTGCATCGCCTCTGAGTAAGCGTTGAAGCGTTGCATCACTTCTGCGTCGATCATGGCTTCTACCATTGGCAAGTGGACGGGTTCGTCAACACTGTAGAGGGCTTCCCATTCGGGTGGTGAAGGAAAGGCATTGTGGATACGTAGTAAACGTGATTTCAAAGCCTCCATCTTTTGGACAAGTTCCGGGGATGGATCACTGACCACGTAGGGCACATCTTTCTCCGATGGTGTTAGGGGCAGGATGCGTGCAATCAGACCACTTTCCCATTCGGAATCGCTCAGATAACGTGCCAGCATCGCTGGGGTTGTCGCGCCAATTAACGAAAGCGCAGGGTTATAGATGATGAGTTTACCGTCGCCACGCAATTCACGTTCCATCCGATCTGGTGCGTCAAACAACTGCATGAGTGCTTCGGCATGTCCTTCCATGTATTTCTTAGGGATGAGAATCTTGCTCGCCTCATCAATACTCATACCTCGCTGACCTGCAAAGCGGATACCCTGATCTTCCAGCTTCTTTTCATTGGGGAGAAGTTGTTCGTAGTTAGCGGGTTTCTGACCCGCTAGTTTCGCCATAAGCATTTCAGGCGTGGTGGTTTCAGGTAGTAAAAGATGTTGGAGCGTACTACGAACCAGCTTTGTGATTGCCTTCAGTCCAGTGCTTTTGTGATAGTAGGTTGTTGGCGCGACCCACAGAAAATAGAGGTTGGGATGAATATCATCGAAGCTCAAGCGAAGCACACAGCGACGAGCAATCGCTAAGCCAACAGCCCATAGCGGTGCGGATTCCAGAAAGATACGCGGAGTCATGGGTGATTTTTGGTTCAGCCACTCGGCACAATCTCGATGAAAGTGTCCAACATGCTTGGCACTTTCCATTAGTTCATCAGTGAGTTGAGCATTTGTGGGTAAGGGCGGAACATAGAGTTCATCATTGCACTTCGCCTCCGGTTTTGGTGGAGGGCTTTTAGGGTCAATGTACATGATCTGTTGCATAATCTCATGATTCTGTGTGGCAATATCTTGCAGGGTTTGCCAACCAGCAGGGTTATTCTGTGGATCGAGTGATTTAAGCAATAAGCTGGCAAGTGGACTCAATACCAGATCATCAGGCACATCCATCTTAGACAGCACTCGTCTAAAGGCATAAGCATCATTCGGGGTTAGTTGCAATAGATTGGTGTTCATAATTTTGTCTCCAGGCAAAGTTAAACTAGAGTCATGTGAAAACATGACAAAAAAGCGGTGTGATTCGGTTGCAGACGGCTGGAGACTGTGATAAAGTTTAGGTGTTCAGATTAAACATTATCATCAGCCCCCAGCCCACCCGCACATTTCGAGTGGGCATTTCCATTTTTATGGGGGAGAGCGATTTCTACTAAACATAGTTTCCTCCAAAAAGGTCGCCCTAGGGCGACCTTTTCACTAATCTGCCATAAATTGTTCTGCTTGATCCAATAATTCGCGAAGAGTCTGTATTCTGGCTCGTGCGAGGTTTACATTTTGTTCCTGTGAAATGAGATATGTTGCGAGACTTTGCGGGTCAGGTAAATCACGGGTTTTCATGACTTTTGCCAGTTGCATCAGTGGTCGCGAGATTGTCTCATTATCCGAAGTCGCTTCAGCCTCGACGCTACCTTTTTCAATGAGATCTTTTACCTGTTTCCTAGTCAAGTCAAACTGGATAATTTGACGCATCATCTCGATCTGATCCGGTGGTTCCAACTGAATGATGTAGCGTAATCGCGCTTCATCAACATTGTGTCTATCAGCCATCTCAAATGCTTCATCACATAAACGGAGCAGTGCCTTGAAGCGACTGAATCGCTTCTTATCCAGCCCACCCATTGCTGCATATATTGCAACGGTGTACTCACGCTTTCCCCTAAGATCAAGTTCCAGTGCTTGTCGATAGAAATCGACTGGGACAGGTCCAAATGGCATTTCGTAGCCATGAACATAAAGCAGAAGCAGGGCGGCTTGTCTTGCCATTGCAATTGCGGACAATCCTGAGCGAGCAGTGTTTTCCTTTGCCTGACGAAATGCAGATGCAGATTCGTGTGGGATGATGATGCAAGGAATCATGCCATCACTCTCATAACCAGAGATAAAATCACGCAATAGCCATGTGGCCCAATAGCGGCGTTCACCTGTTTCGATGCGGAATTGTCTTGTCACACCTTCTGATACATCCACCACGGTCAAGGGGTTGACTTGCCCATCATCGCGGATAGTGATTGCGAGATTGACCAGATCATGAACGAGCTGTTCTTCAGGGGATAAGGGTTGTGATTCTTGTTCACTCTCATCATCAGGATTCCCCAATAAATCCAGCACATTATTGAAAGGTCGTCCCTGCTGGCGTGCTGCAAGTTGAGCAGTCTGGATTAACTCACGTAATGCCTGAGTGGGTGTCATCCGGTCACCATGAAAAGCCTGATAGATACGATCTGGCAAAACTCGTCGTGGTTGCAATGGATCAGGTCGCACAAGTTCTAGCAAGATACGTTCAACTCGCAGGCTGTCATCTTGAAAGAAGTCTACGTCATCACCACCGAGCATGTCGGCAGTGACGCTATCCAATAAACTGGTGTTAATTGCGCGTTTATTACGTGCCATGAGCTACACTGCCTTCCGACGTGCCATCTGACGCACGAGGTTGCTAACCAGTTCGGCATACGCATTGCTTGCGGGTGCTTTGGGATCATAGTTGAACACACTCAGGTGATTATGATGCGAATAGGATACGGCTTCATTCTGGGGGATTACACCGCAGAGAAGCTGTCCGAGAACACTATGTGATTTGAGTTCATTCAGAAGTTGATTGTGTCCCTTGATACGGCTATCCATCTTGGTCACGAGAATGCCACTCACACGCAGGTTGGGATGTCGCCAGCCCTCACGGATGTCATTGATTTTATTGATGACACTTAGCAAACCAACCGTTTCCAGATAACGGGGTTCGACTGGCACGATAGCATCGGTGGCAGCCAGCAATCCCATTTCCGTCATCA
The Phototrophicus methaneseepsis DNA segment above includes these coding regions:
- a CDS encoding type II glyceraldehyde-3-phosphate dehydrogenase produces the protein MYSQKVRVAVNGYGVIGKRIADAVVAQEDMELVGVVDISSDWRIKVAVQKGYPVFASDSEAADLMRIAGIPLAGTLDDLLKRVDVVADATPKKVASSNLEKYRAAGVKSIFQGGEKHSLTGHSFVAQANYETALGRDTTRVVSCNTTSIVRTLGALKSAGILKKARGVLVRRATDPWESDHSGVMNTVVPEKDIPSHQGPDAQTVIPDLDVITIAVKAAHTTSHLHSWSVQLTRSASRDEVLEAFRKAPRIAFLRMDEGMVALNSTLEMMSDLGRPRGDMWEVGLWEDNLTVQDDELFYNYQVYNQAIVVPETIDAIRALTGIEKDGMKSIARTDQALGLVHMFVENTKSL
- a CDS encoding LexA family protein; its protein translation is MMKIHDHELTDRQIEILSFIYDYQTDYGFVPSIREICEATGIRSTSAVSYQINRLVRLGYINKVGEVSRGMILMAPAYDVIGKQVPNECDFSMLRAELLALRSENRRIREQYEARVKNLEHERNQLSQMLSMLKYRVIEQLEGVFEEEIAS
- a CDS encoding CHC2 zinc finger domain-containing protein, yielding MIDVEQIKQNIDCRDLIERDLGKPKYRNRNYSTYKCPLHNEEKGYSFVVYDDHWICFGKCGHGGDAISWLQEYHGLSFQEACERLTSGDLPIIDQVSRPQQPKSEPISEPPDTNWQKAARKVAQQAMDTLWGKEGKRAWLYLEEERGLTEDTIVASGLGYIPGDYREWKTIEGLNVPCGITIPWFASGAIWGIKVRRATGEQRYHQVSGGNIKGGLYLADTIEPGLPILIIEGEFDALIARQAATGLMASVAIGSAANKRINSRWFPKFITAPSIFIRMDDDQAGQGASEKIARLSQATQCIQVPQGKDVNDFYLLAGHDTVHSWIIELIGDNEK
- a CDS encoding DUF3987 domain-containing protein, whose protein sequence is MNTNLLQLTPNDAYAFRRVLSKMDVPDDLVLSPLASLLLKSLDPQNNPAGWQTLQDIATQNHEIMQQIMYIDPKSPPPKPEAKCNDELYVPPLPTNAQLTDELMESAKHVGHFHRDCAEWLNQKSPMTPRIFLESAPLWAVGLAIARRCVLRLSFDDIHPNLYFLWVAPTTYYHKSTGLKAITKLVRSTLQHLLLPETTTPEMLMAKLAGQKPANYEQLLPNEKKLEDQGIRFAGQRGMSIDEASKILIPKKYMEGHAEALMQLFDAPDRMERELRGDGKLIIYNPALSLIGATTPAMLARYLSDSEWESGLIARILPLTPSEKDVPYVVSDPSPELVQKMEALKSRLLRIHNAFPSPPEWEALYSVDEPVHLPMVEAMIDAEVMQRFNAYSEAMHELTDPRRGLDERLRGNYGRFPVMAMKIALILTAMDWVEDGAKDSPRISLAHWAKAQLLVEEYRASAHRLLAELNVSQDVKNEQKILDFIARVQKEQPPTKREIHRGTGIKNRKEAYVAVDALLDSGVIEEFERKTGGRSARVYRLNEM
- a CDS encoding ParB/RepB/Spo0J family partition protein — translated: MARNKRAINTSLLDSVTADMLGGDDVDFFQDDSLRVERILLELVRPDPLQPRRVLPDRIYQAFHGDRMTPTQALRELIQTAQLAARQQGRPFNNVLDLLGNPDDESEQESQPLSPEEQLVHDLVNLAITIRDDGQVNPLTVVDVSEGVTRQFRIETGERRYWATWLLRDFISGYESDGMIPCIIIPHESASAFRQAKENTARSGLSAIAMARQAALLLLYVHGYEMPFGPVPVDFYRQALELDLRGKREYTVAIYAAMGGLDKKRFSRFKALLRLCDEAFEMADRHNVDEARLRYIIQLEPPDQIEMMRQIIQFDLTRKQVKDLIEKGSVEAEATSDNETISRPLMQLAKVMKTRDLPDPQSLATYLISQEQNVNLARARIQTLRELLDQAEQFMAD